The following proteins are encoded in a genomic region of Sebastes fasciatus isolate fSebFas1 chromosome 14, fSebFas1.pri, whole genome shotgun sequence:
- the LOC141781876 gene encoding kelch-like protein 9, with amino-acid sequence MGGSGEDSGPGRLSRRFSRLSSRSRDPPRPPAQPERLPAPPDRPLQQDDRPSTPAPAPLPAPPPAPAPIPTPIEMPPKRPDKSTKPKLPPRPLSKVFSSTEHGVAVLQGFDAFRADETLCDVVLVPGDSKDTFPVHRVVMASSSDYFKAMFTGGMREQEMREIKLHGVTKSGLKNIIDFIYTSKVSLDMGNLQDTLEAANFLQVMPVLSFCNQLLSSEITIDNCVEVERIATDLLLEDVHLNIGEFVSQNLSVLVESDRYLQLTETSMANALSNNSLKGFSEMELYQIAREWLSHDSPSRRSSVYALMRHIRFPLMSPSELIQISQEDEEGGDSMMRSETACVNLLLEASNYQMMPFMQPALQTERTQIRSNDTHILALGGVMRQQLVVSRELRLYDEKTGHWRALKPMEVPRYQHGVALLGGFLFIVGGQSTYDTKGKTAIDSAYRYDPRFDKWLQIDSLNEKRTFFHLSALKGKLYAVGGRNASGEIDTVECYNLKKNEWKFVTNMVEPHYGHAGTVHGDLMYISGGITRDTFQKELWCYDPAADTWSRRADMMELRGLHCMCTLGDRLYVMGGNHFRGSSDYDDVLGCEHYSPETDQWTVVAPMSRGQSDVGVTVFDGQIYVVGGYSWNSRCMVDIVQRYDPERDVWDRVFNVLEPLGGIRACTMTVHLPEGSVDEAQIQECPLLPTPKS; translated from the exons ATGGG AGGAAGTGGTGAAGACAGCGGGCCTGGGAGGCTGAGCCGCAGGTTTTCCCGTCTGAGCAGCAGGTCCAGGGATCCTCCGAGACCTCCAGCTCAGCCCGAGAGACTTCCTGCTCCGCCTGACAGACCTCTTCAACAAG ATGACAGGCCTTCtactccagctccagctcctcttccagctcctcctccagctccagctcctatCCCCACTCCCATTGAGATGCCACCTAAACGTCCAGACAAATCCACGAAGCCCAAACTTCCCCCTCGGCCGCTGTCCAAGGTGTTCAGCAGCACTGAGCATGGAGTAGCTGTGTTGCAG GGTTTTGATGCTTTTCGTGCAGATGAGACTCTCTGTGACGTCGTCTTGGTTCCTGGAGACAGCAAGGACACTTTCCCCGTCCACAGAGTTGTCATGGCTTCATCCAGCGACTATTTCAAGGCCATGTTCACAG GAGGCATGAGGGAGCAGGAGATGAGAGAGATCAAGCTGCATGGGGTCACTAAGTCGGGTTTAAAGAACATTATTGACTTCATTTACACATCCAAAGTCAGCCTGGACATGGGTAATCTCCAGGACACGCTGGAGGCTGCAAACTTCCTGCAGGTCATGCCGGTCCTGAGCTTCTGTAATCAGCTTCTGAGCAGCGAG ATCACTATTGATAACTGTGTGGAGGTGGAGCGCATCGCCACTGATCTGCTTCTGGAGGACGTTCACCTCAATATAG GTGAGTTTGTGAGCCAGAACCTCTCAGTGTTGGTGGAGAGCGACCGCTACCTCCAGCTCACTGAAACCAGCATGGCCAACGCTCTGTCCAACAACTCCCTGAAGGGTTTTTCTGAGATGGAGCTGTACCAGATCGCCAGAGAATGGCTGAGCCACGACTCCCCCAGCCGCCGCTCCTCCGTCTACGCCTTGATGCGCCACATTCGCTTCCCGCTGATGAGCCCCAGCGAGCTGATCCAGATCTcgcaggaggatgaggagggaggcGACTCCATGATGCGCTCCGAGACGGCCTGCGTGAACCTCCTGCTGGAGGCCAGCAACTACCAGATGATGCCCTTCATGCAGCCGGCGCTGCAGACCGAGCGCACGCAAATACGCTCGAACGACACCCACATCCTGGCACTGGGCGGTGTGATGCGACAGCAGTTGGTGGTGAGCCGGGAGCTGAGGCTGTACGATGAAAAGACCGGCCACTGGAGGGCCCTGAAGCCCATGGAGGTGCCGCGTTACCAGCATGGCGTGGCTCTTCTAGGCGGATTCCTCTTCATTGTTGGAG GCCAGAGCACTTATGACACCAAGGGTAAGACGGCCATAGACAGCGCCTACCGCTACGACCCGCGCTTCGACAAGTGGCTTCAGATTGATTCGCTCAACGAGAAGAGGACTTTCTTCCACCTGAGCGCTCTGAAGGGGAAACTGTATGCAGTCGGAGGACGGAACGCCTCAGGAGAGATTG ACACGGTGGAGTGCTACAACCTGAAGAAAAACGAGTGGAAATTTGTGACCAACATGGTGGAGCCTCACTACGGACACGCTGGAACAGTTCACGGAGACCTCATGTACATCTCAG GCGGCATCACCCGTGACACGTTCCAGAAGGAGCTCTGGTGTTACGACCCCGCCGCCGACACGTGGAGTCGCCGCGCCGACATGATGGAGCTCCGCGGCCTGCACTGCATGTGCACCTTGGGAGACCGACTCTACGTCATGGGCGGGAATCACTTCCGAGGCAGCAGCGACTACGACGACGTCCTGGGCTGCGAGCACTACAGCCCGGAGACGGACCAGTGGACGGTGGTGGCGCCAATGTCGCGGGGCCAGAGCGACGTCGGCGTGACGGTGTTCGACGGGCAGATCTACGTGGTGGGAGGGTATTCCTGGAACAGCAGGTGCATGGTGGACATTGTGCAGCGGTACGATCCAGAGCGGGACGTGTGGGACAGGGTGTTCAACGTGCTGGAGCCTCTGGGGGGGATTCGTGCCTGCACGATGACGGTTCATCTGCCGGAGGGGTCGGTGGATGAGGCTCAGATACAGGAGTGCCCGCTGCTGCCCACACCGAAGAGCTGA
- the hsd3b1 gene encoding hydroxy-delta-5-steroid dehydrogenase, 3 beta- and steroid delta-isomerase 1, translating to MSLRGEVCVVTGASGFLGKRLVRLLLEEEEVAELRLLDKQVQPQLLQSLEDCRGDTKLSVFEGDIRDGDYVRKSCRGASIVFHIASIIDVTDSVEYSEIYGVNVKGTQLLLEACIQENVVSFIYTSTVEVMGPNARGEPIINGSEDTVYQCALKFAYSKTKMEAEQRTLQAHGEVVHNGGRLATCALRPMYIYGEGCRFLVGHMGDGIRNKDVLYRMSQPDALVNPVYVGNVAAAHLQAARSLTDPQKRNVVGGKFYFVSDDTPHVSYSDFNHVMLSPLGFGIQEKLMYPLLLLYVVCYIMQILCMMARPFVRIVPPLNWQLVTMLNTPFSFSYQKAKRELGYTPRYTWDEARRRTVEWLASELPKERERIRAK from the exons ATGTCTCTGAGAGGTGAAGTGTGTGTGGTGACGGGAGCCAGTGGATTCCTGGGGAAGAGGCTGGtgaggctgctgctggaggaggaggaggtggctgAGCTACGactgctggacaaacaagtacAGCCACAACTTCTACAGAGTCTGGAGG ACTGTAGAGGCGACACAAAGCTGAGTGTTTTCGAGGGGGACATCAGAGACGGTGATTACGTGAGAAAAAGCTGTCGTGGAGCATCGATCGTGTTCCACATCGCGTCCATCATTGACGTTACTGACTCAGTGGAGTACAGCGAGATATACGGGGTCAATGTCAAAG GAACGCAGCTGCTTCTGGAGGCTTGTATCCAAGAGAACGTGGTGTCCTTCATCTACACCAGCACCGTCGAGGTCATGGGACCAAACGCTAGAGGTGAACCCATAATCAACGGCAGCGAGGACACCGTGTACCAATGTGCTCTCAAGTTCGCCTACAGCAAGACCAAAATGGAGGCCGAGCAGAGAACGCTGCAGGCCCACGGCGAGGTGGTGCACAACGGAGGCCGCCTGGCCACCTGCGCCCTCAGGCCTATGTACATCTACGGGGAGGGGTGCCGCTTCCTGGTGGGCCACATGGGCGACGGCATACGAAACAAAGACGTTCTGTATCGCATGTCTCAACCAGACGCCCTGGTGAATCCCGTGTACGTGGGCAACGTGGCGGCGGCCCACCTCCAAGCGGCCCGCAGCCTCACGGATCCACAAAAAAGAAACGTCGTCGGAGGAAAGTTTTACTTCGTTTCCGACGACACGCCACACGTGAGCTATTCGGACTTCAACCACGTCATGTTGTCGCCTCTGGGCTTCGGCATCCAGGAGAAGCTCATGTACCCGCTCCTGCTGCTCTACGTGGTCTGCTATATAATGCAGATACTGTGCATGATGGCGCGGCCCTTCGTACGCATCGTCCCGCCGCTGAACTGGCAGCTCGTCACCATGTTGAACACGCCGTTCAGCTTCTCCTATCAGAAGGCCAAGAGGGAGCTCGGATACACACCCAGATACACCTGGGACGAAGCACGCAGACGCACCGTCGAATGGCTGGCGTCAGAGCTGccgaaggagagggagagaataaGAGCCAAATAA